In the Bacillus sp. Bos-x628 genome, one interval contains:
- a CDS encoding thymidine kinase yields MMLTVITGGMFAEKSTELLRRGRRLKRAGKEVGYFKPSFDNRYSENEIVTHNNERVPAYSLDQALTLKSFDWIVDVFLIDEVQFFDKSIHSAIDYLLEQGKTVIVAGLDMDYRGHSFGITSELMAIAEEVVKLKAVCAECGSDAWVSFKEENGQRLQLGTNEYTPLCRKCFNIRRRAIEDEVF; encoded by the coding sequence AGTCAACAGAACTTCTAAGACGAGGAAGACGGTTGAAACGTGCTGGGAAAGAGGTTGGCTACTTCAAACCATCTTTTGACAATCGGTACAGCGAAAACGAGATAGTCACCCATAACAATGAACGTGTACCAGCTTACAGCCTAGATCAAGCACTTACCTTGAAAAGTTTTGATTGGATTGTAGATGTTTTCCTGATTGATGAAGTTCAGTTTTTTGATAAAAGCATCCATTCAGCGATTGATTATCTACTGGAACAAGGTAAAACGGTCATTGTTGCTGGTCTTGACATGGATTATCGAGGACATTCTTTTGGAATTACATCCGAACTCATGGCAATTGCTGAGGAAGTTGTAAAGCTAAAAGCTGTTTGTGCTGAGTGTGGTTCGGACGCATGGGTTTCCTTTAAAGAAGAAAACGGCCAAAGGTTACAGCTAGGAACTAATGAGTACACACCGTTATGCCGTAAATGTTTCAACATAAGAAGGAGGGCAATTGAGGATGAAGTCTTTTAA
- a CDS encoding deoxynucleoside kinase, translated as MTVLVVGGMIGLGKTSVAELVGRKLESEVFYESVDDNPILPLFYTASDEEIQAKRYPFLLQLYFLQTRFEAIKQAYKDSNNVLDRSIYEDWYFAKVNHDLGRISALEFRIYEGLLNEMMKEIDGLPYRKAPDLMIYLKASFETVLHRIGLRGREFEQDQGLVDYYRTLWEGYDEWVQCHYKASEVLIIDMDKTDVVNNPADAERVVKEVRRRLGL; from the coding sequence ATGACGGTGCTGGTCGTGGGAGGCATGATAGGTCTTGGTAAGACAAGCGTTGCCGAGTTAGTCGGCAGAAAGTTAGAAAGTGAAGTTTTTTATGAAAGTGTGGATGACAACCCTATTCTACCTTTGTTTTACACAGCTAGTGATGAGGAAATTCAAGCGAAAAGATATCCATTCTTGTTGCAACTGTATTTTCTTCAAACACGTTTTGAGGCAATTAAACAGGCTTACAAAGATAGCAACAATGTATTGGACAGGTCGATTTACGAAGACTGGTACTTTGCAAAGGTTAACCACGATCTAGGACGCATTTCAGCACTTGAATTTCGTATCTATGAGGGTCTACTCAATGAAATGATGAAAGAGATTGACGGCTTACCTTATAGGAAAGCACCAGACTTGATGATTTACCTTAAAGCAAGTTTTGAAACAGTCCTTCACCGTATTGGGCTACGTGGTAGAGAATTTGAACAAGATCAAGGTTTAGTCGATTACTATAGAACGCTTTGGGAAGGTTACGACGAATGGGTTCAGTGCCATTATAAGGCCTCCGAAGTCCTCATTATTGATATGGACAAAACGGACGTTGTAAATAATCCTGCTGACGCTGAACGTGTGGTAAAGGAAGTTCGGAGAAGGTTGGGACTATGA
- a CDS encoding PQ-loop domain-containing transporter, producing MLQFFNMLQLIGGLILAVGYIPQIIKIIKTKSVRDFSRIYIGGIFIGIVFMEAYAIYMFFVQGTAGAFFATNTISFILSGTEFFLVNLYWNRQSK from the coding sequence ATGTTACAGTTTTTCAACATGCTTCAATTAATTGGTGGACTTATCTTGGCTGTGGGCTACATTCCGCAGATTATCAAAATTATCAAAACAAAATCTGTACGTGACTTCTCACGAATCTATATTGGCGGCATCTTTATTGGTATCGTGTTTATGGAAGCATACGCAATTTACATGTTCTTTGTACAAGGTACAGCAGGGGCATTTTTCGCTACAAATACAATCTCGTTTATTCTTTCAGGAACAGAGTTTTTCCTAGTGAACCTGTACTGGAATAGACAATCAAAATAA
- a CDS encoding helix-turn-helix transcriptional regulator encodes MIIKMHEWTNDKEKEELNKFPSFRLRCRLRQLLKERGIKLKELSAMTGIRLSALSELANTTRSTINIPHLTTVAMALRITDLNELFEFLMEDDVRKQFTEDQHEIKKNGILPDQEEFLASVRKERKPRKKPTDKK; translated from the coding sequence ATGATCATAAAAATGCATGAATGGACGAATGATAAAGAAAAAGAAGAATTGAACAAGTTTCCTTCTTTTAGGCTTAGATGTCGTTTACGCCAGTTGCTAAAAGAACGGGGAATTAAGCTGAAAGAATTGTCAGCTATGACTGGCATCCGTCTTAGTGCCTTATCTGAACTGGCCAACACAACTAGGTCAACAATAAATATCCCTCACCTAACCACTGTTGCTATGGCTTTACGTATTACTGACTTAAATGAACTGTTTGAGTTTTTAATGGAAGATGACGTGCGGAAACAGTTTACAGAAGACCAGCATGAGATAAAAAAGAATGGAATTTTACCTGATCAGGAGGAATTTTTAGCCTCAGTCAGAAAGGAAAGAAAACCAAGAAAAAAACCCACCGACAAAAAATAG
- a CDS encoding AAA family ATPase, whose product MKIAVAGKMRSGKDTLAKYFIENANTIQLAFGDEIKEIVSICFPNEVAKGKPRKLYQQVGQFFREIYPNVWVDILEDKLDSISFYGHQDFIVTDVRQANEYRLLKSRGFTFIKVEADDEVRRKRIAKAGDVVSEEDFHHETETAVDSLPFDYLIENNGTLEDFMAAIKSVHEEMERVDATWINMNRPTN is encoded by the coding sequence ATGAAAATTGCTGTTGCGGGAAAGATGCGGTCAGGTAAAGACACGCTTGCAAAATACTTTATAGAAAATGCTAACACGATTCAGTTAGCGTTTGGTGATGAGATCAAGGAAATAGTCAGTATTTGTTTCCCTAATGAGGTTGCTAAAGGTAAACCGAGGAAACTATACCAACAAGTCGGGCAATTCTTTCGAGAGATTTACCCCAATGTTTGGGTAGATATTTTGGAAGATAAATTGGACAGTATTTCATTCTATGGACACCAAGACTTTATAGTTACAGATGTTCGTCAGGCTAATGAGTACCGACTTTTAAAATCAAGAGGTTTCACCTTCATAAAGGTTGAGGCAGATGATGAGGTAAGACGGAAACGTATTGCAAAAGCTGGTGACGTTGTAAGCGAGGAAGATTTTCACCATGAGACAGAAACAGCCGTTGATTCCCTTCCTTTTGATTACCTGATCGAAAACAATGGAACATTAGAAGATTTTATGGCGGCCATTAAGTCCGTCCATGAGGAAATGGAAAGGGTAGACGCAACATGGATAAATATGAACAGGCCTACAAATTAG
- a CDS encoding sigma factor-like helix-turn-helix DNA-binding protein has product MDKYEQAYKLETETGVKAFLKDYQKLSEARFFANDLSISDMLIDFGIAIDRALTDRQKEVVILTYFQDLKQVDVAKTLGLSQQTVQEHTVKAIKNLATYHILSKQREEQG; this is encoded by the coding sequence ATGGATAAATATGAACAGGCCTACAAATTAGAGACAGAAACAGGCGTGAAAGCCTTTTTAAAAGATTACCAAAAACTATCAGAAGCAAGGTTTTTCGCTAACGACTTATCAATTAGCGACATGTTGATTGACTTTGGTATTGCGATTGACCGTGCTTTGACCGATCGTCAGAAAGAGGTTGTTATCTTAACATACTTTCAAGACTTGAAACAGGTTGACGTGGCCAAAACGTTAGGCCTTAGCCAACAGACTGTCCAAGAACATACAGTGAAGGCAATTAAAAACCTTGCCACTTATCATATTTTAAGCAAACAAAGGGAGGAACAGGGTTGA
- a CDS encoding TM2 domain-containing protein, translated as MTYIDESTKNLSKLERTRFNILYNLSGRKSSMVAFFWWAVFGAFGGHRFYLRHYGHAFMMCLLTIVTCGVGGIAGVIDGLNIRRLVHEFNKEKILKTVKVVKSI; from the coding sequence ATGACATATATTGACGAATCAACGAAAAATTTGTCGAAACTTGAAAGAACTAGATTCAATATTCTTTATAACTTGTCTGGTAGAAAGTCCTCTATGGTTGCTTTCTTCTGGTGGGCTGTTTTTGGGGCATTTGGCGGCCACAGGTTCTATCTAAGGCATTACGGTCATGCGTTTATGATGTGCTTGCTGACCATTGTAACGTGCGGTGTTGGGGGCATTGCTGGGGTCATTGACGGTCTGAATATTCGACGATTAGTTCATGAGTTCAACAAAGAGAAGATTCTTAAAACTGTAAAGGTGGTTAAATCAATATGA
- a CDS encoding nucleoside 2-deoxyribosyltransferase, whose protein sequence is MYNEHSVCEREIEDLKEEVEYYKMLHHNEYEARQRLMEEVNRYKKALEEIKNGRGMKMKRVYLASPFFNELELSAVKEIAEILKSKGLEVFEPMLNQMEGLEAGTRHWSIETFRNDVKFIDWAEAVVMVYFGNYSDSGTAWEAGYAYGTQKPVIVVHVGEDSNLMVHESAHANLSIAELRTYDFEILPSSNYTGKMF, encoded by the coding sequence GTGTACAATGAACATTCTGTTTGCGAACGGGAAATTGAGGATTTAAAAGAAGAAGTAGAGTATTACAAAATGCTTCATCATAACGAATACGAAGCAAGACAGCGTTTGATGGAAGAAGTTAATAGATATAAAAAGGCATTAGAAGAAATTAAAAACGGAAGGGGAATGAAGATGAAACGTGTTTACCTAGCTTCACCATTTTTCAACGAATTAGAACTATCCGCAGTCAAGGAAATTGCTGAAATTCTCAAATCGAAAGGTTTAGAAGTATTTGAACCTATGCTAAATCAGATGGAAGGGTTAGAGGCTGGTACACGCCATTGGTCTATTGAGACATTCCGCAATGATGTAAAATTCATTGATTGGGCTGAGGCTGTTGTCATGGTCTATTTTGGGAACTACTCAGACAGTGGAACGGCTTGGGAAGCTGGATACGCATATGGGACTCAAAAGCCTGTTATTGTGGTTCATGTTGGCGAAGATTCAAACTTGATGGTTCATGAGTCGGCACACGCTAACCTTTCCATTGCAGAATTAAGAACATATGACTTTGAGATACTTCCATCATCCAACTACACTGGAAAGATGTTTTAA
- a CDS encoding cell wall hydrolase translates to MIKKLTTLAVAGVISLGMAVPAFAHEVNNGDTMSKIASSHSMTLKELAELNPAVQNLNLIFIGQTIITSKNENKSNRHTSVKVNKGIKTTSNTGSEVDLLARLIRAEAQGESYSGKVAVGEVVINRVNSSQFPDSIRSVIYQSGQFSPISNGSINVPADSESLKAAHEALNAGSNVGDALYFYNPRTANNHWLDSKQTKAVIGNHKFK, encoded by the coding sequence ATGATTAAAAAGCTTACCACACTGGCGGTCGCTGGCGTTATTTCTTTAGGTATGGCCGTTCCTGCATTCGCACACGAGGTAAATAATGGGGACACCATGTCCAAAATTGCTTCAAGTCACAGTATGACTTTAAAAGAGTTGGCCGAACTTAACCCAGCAGTTCAAAACTTAAATTTAATTTTCATTGGTCAGACTATTATCACCAGTAAAAACGAAAACAAAAGTAATAGGCATACTTCTGTTAAAGTCAACAAAGGTATTAAAACTACTAGCAATACTGGCAGTGAAGTTGATCTTTTAGCCAGACTTATCAGGGCAGAAGCACAAGGTGAAAGCTATTCAGGTAAAGTTGCTGTCGGGGAAGTCGTTATTAATCGTGTTAATAGTTCACAGTTTCCAGACTCAATACGTTCTGTCATTTATCAGTCTGGCCAGTTTTCACCCATTTCAAACGGTTCAATTAATGTTCCAGCCGATTCAGAGAGTTTAAAGGCCGCACATGAGGCGTTGAACGCTGGTTCTAACGTGGGTGACGCACTTTACTTTTATAACCCTAGAACAGCCAATAACCACTGGTTAGACTCAAAACAGACTAAAGCTGTTATAGGAAACCACAAATTTAAGTAA
- a CDS encoding AAA family ATPase: MGKVICINNNKGGVLKTTTTTNLAGVFSAKGNSVLIVDADNQGNSTTTFGVDKNSLRTTIYDVLVHGVPAEDAIQSVHNGIDLLPANRELISFEFDVIGNITKFPKPFTLMTRELGHLRNRYDYILIDTPPSLGLMNGNVFTFSDHVLIPYAPELFSMESLVEVVHVIRDFKQAYNPELSILGILPTLVNLNTNLHTGILQETNRYAYENDLHVFDTVIPNTIQFSNAVSSYEKPATIVYELLSRSKRVQFDKAGLYFKLFTEIQERIGVVTHD, from the coding sequence GTGGGTAAAGTAATATGTATCAACAATAACAAAGGCGGCGTTCTTAAAACGACAACAACAACTAATCTGGCTGGGGTCTTTTCTGCAAAAGGCAATTCTGTTCTAATCGTTGATGCCGACAATCAAGGTAATTCGACCACAACTTTTGGTGTCGATAAAAATAGCCTAAGAACCACGATCTATGACGTTTTAGTTCATGGTGTGCCAGCAGAAGATGCTATTCAATCTGTACATAATGGCATTGATTTATTGCCTGCCAATCGTGAGTTAATTTCTTTTGAGTTTGACGTGATCGGGAACATTACTAAGTTTCCCAAACCATTCACACTTATGACTAGAGAACTGGGCCATTTGAGAAACCGCTATGACTATATTTTGATTGACACGCCGCCAAGCTTGGGTTTAATGAATGGCAATGTTTTCACATTCAGTGATCATGTTTTAATACCCTATGCCCCCGAACTGTTTTCTATGGAATCCCTTGTTGAAGTGGTTCATGTTATCCGAGACTTTAAACAGGCGTATAACCCTGAGTTATCCATATTGGGTATCTTGCCGACACTGGTTAACTTGAATACAAACCTACACACGGGAATTTTACAGGAAACAAATCGCTATGCATACGAGAACGATCTTCACGTTTTTGACACAGTTATTCCGAACACAATACAGTTCAGTAACGCTGTTTCATCTTATGAAAAACCTGCAACTATTGTTTATGAATTGCTGTCACGCAGTAAACGGGTACAATTTGACAAAGCTGGATTGTATTTTAAGTTATTTACAGAAATTCAAGAAAGGATAGGAGTTGTGACACATGACTAA
- a CDS encoding recombinase family protein produces the protein MAVYGYARVSTVHQDLALQIEALINKGVASENIYADKKTGKNMEREALQKLLSKVEKGDTIIVKKLDRLGRSVSQVTGLVDDLDKKGVYIKSIDDNVDTSNDSYMAKAMLQLLAMFAEMERNFIVERTQPAIADARKRGVTFGRPYANKGIYDMAVQDYLGGTMTSKEIIKKYGTDKDGKDLITEATLFRRVREYQAYRKAIESFKESGGTKTIEQLIAEGDHRGQKNPQPILKEKKLTKMLQEEGLI, from the coding sequence ATGGCTGTTTATGGATATGCAAGGGTTTCAACCGTTCATCAAGATTTAGCATTACAAATTGAGGCTTTGATAAACAAAGGCGTGGCCAGCGAAAACATTTATGCTGACAAGAAAACGGGCAAGAATATGGAACGTGAAGCACTGCAGAAACTTCTTTCCAAAGTGGAAAAAGGTGATACAATTATTGTAAAGAAATTAGACCGTCTTGGACGATCTGTTTCACAAGTAACTGGCCTTGTTGATGATCTTGATAAAAAGGGCGTCTATATCAAATCTATTGATGACAATGTTGACACGTCAAATGACAGTTATATGGCTAAAGCTATGCTTCAATTACTGGCCATGTTTGCAGAAATGGAACGAAATTTTATTGTAGAACGCACACAGCCCGCCATTGCAGACGCAAGGAAAAGAGGCGTAACTTTTGGCCGTCCTTACGCTAATAAAGGCATTTATGATATGGCCGTTCAGGACTACCTAGGTGGCACTATGACTTCTAAAGAGATAATCAAGAAGTATGGTACGGACAAGGATGGAAAGGACTTAATCACTGAGGCGACACTTTTCCGACGTGTACGAGAGTATCAAGCCTATCGTAAGGCTATCGAGTCTTTTAAAGAGTCTGGCGGCACTAAAACTATTGAACAACTTATAGCAGAAGGAGATCACCGAGGACAAAAAAACCCTCAGCCGATTTTAAAAGAAAAGAAACTCACTAAAATGTTGCAGGAAGAAGGCTTAATTTAA